A single window of Ornithorhynchus anatinus isolate Pmale09 chromosome 3, mOrnAna1.pri.v4, whole genome shotgun sequence DNA harbors:
- the LOC114810286 gene encoding mas-related G-protein coupled receptor member D-like, whose translation MDFYNKSWGSGETPDYGMDSARNSSGAQEGAWESTGLSFVFDLLIPFICLAGLAGNGLVLWILIFRLPRTPFTVYILHLAVADSCFLLCQGPVSLVYFGSPWTDQLDHVFSLLQVVTFITYVSGLGLLTAVSVERCLSVLFPLWYRCHRPKQLSAIVCALLWALSALLCILATHFCSPVGLHGSKECIRMAWGLSTVFLLIFTPLMVLSSATVFVRIQWSPWRSLRSPPAKLYVVILAAVLVFLICALPLGIDRFLFYCFRVDQPLSYGTMELLACVGSSANPVIYLLVGCRWGRGSREPLTRVLQRTFSEASAPGGPRGPGEVGELSRRASSTGGGQLRGSSRE comes from the coding sequence ATGGATTTCTACAACAAGAGCTGGGGGTCGGGTGAAACCCCAGACTACGGGATGGATTCTGCCAGGAACTCCTCCGGGGCCCaggagggggcctgggagtcgacggGCCTGTCCTTCGTCTTCGACCTCCTGATCCCGTTCATTTGCCTGGCCGGGCTGGCGGGGAACGGCCTGGTGCTCTGGATCCTCATCTTCCGCCTCCCGAGGACCCCATTCACCGtctacatcctgcatctggccgtGGCCGACTCCTGCTTCTTGCTGTGCCAGGGGCCTGTGTCCCTCGTCTACTTCGGCTCCCCCTGGACGGACCAGCTGGACCACGTCTTCTCCCTGTTGCAGGTGGTGACGTTTATCACGTACGTGTCGGGCCTGGGCCTGCTGACGGCCGTCAGCGTGGAGCGCTGTCTGTCTGTCCTCTTCCCACTCTGGTACCGCTGTCACCGGCCAAAGCAGTTGTCGGCCATCGTGTGCGCCCTGCTCTGGGCGCTGTCTGCCCTGCTGTGCATCTTGGCCACCCATTTCTGCTCCCCGGTGGGCCTCCACGGCTCTAAGGAGTGTATCAGGATGGCGTGGGGCCTCAGCACGGTTTTCCTGCTCATCTTCACCCCACTCATGGTTCTGTCCAGTGCCACGGTCTTCGTCCGCATCCAGTGGAGCCCCTGGCGGTCCTTGCGGTCCCCGCCGGCCAAGCTCTACGTGGTCATCCTGGCCGCCGTCCTCGTCTTCCTCATCTGCGCCCTCCCCCTCGGCATCGACCGGTTTCTGTTCTACTGCTTCAGGGTGGATCAGCCCCTCTCCTATGGCACCATGGAGCTCTTGGCCTGCGTGGGCAGCAGCGCCAACCCTGTCATCTATCTCCTGGTGGGCtgccggtgggggagggggtcgagGGAGCCGCTTACCAGAGTCCTACAGAGAACCTTCTCTGAGGCCTCTGCGCCGGGGGGTCCTCGAGGGCCGGGAGAGGTAGGGGAGCTGAGCAGGAGGGCCTCCTCAACCGGTGGGGGTCAGCTGAGGGGGTCCAGTCGGGAGTGA